A section of the Salmo trutta chromosome 4, fSalTru1.1, whole genome shotgun sequence genome encodes:
- the LOC115191862 gene encoding pre-mRNA-processing factor 19-like, with product MSLVCAISNEVPEHPCVSPVSNQVFERRLIEKYIAENGADPMNGQPLSEEQLIDIKVSHPIRPKAPSSTSIPAILKALQDEWDAVMLHSFTLRQQLQTTRQELSHALYQHDAACRVIARLTKEVTAAREALATLKPQAGLVVAQAVASQPHVTAGGAGEPMEVSEQVGMIPEIIQKLQDKATVLTTERKKRGKTVPEELVRTEDLSKYRQVATHAGLHSASVPGILSLDLCPSDTNKVLTGGADKNVVVFDKKEEQIIATLKGHTKKVTSVIYHPSQSVVFSASPDSTIRVWSVTGGNCVQVVRAHEASVTGLSLHATGDYLLSSSEDQYWAFSDIQTGRVLTKVTDEAAGCALTCAQFHPDGLIFGTGTADSQIKIWDLKERTNVANFPGHVGPVTSIAFSENGYYLATGAQDSSVKLWDLRKLKNFKTITLDNNYEVKSLVFDQSGTYLAVGGTDIRVYICKQWSEVLNFTEHTGVVTGVAFGEHAQFLTSTGMDRSLKFYSL from the exons ATGTCCCTGGTTTGTGCAA TATCAAATGAGGTCCCGGAACACCCGTGCGTGTCGCCGGTGTCCAACCAGGTGTTCGAGCGGCGGCTGATTGAGAAGTACATAGCTGAGAATGGAGCAGACCCTATGAATGGCCAGCCTCTGTCCGAGGAGCAGCTGATAGACATTAAAG TCTCTCACCCCATCAGACCCAAAGCTCCCTCATCCACTAGCATCCCAGCCATCCTCAAAGCTCTGCAGGACGAGTGG gatgcGGTGATGCTCCACAGTTTCACCTTGAGGCAGCAGCTGCAGACGACGCGTCAAGAACTAAGCCACGCCCTCTACCAGCACGACGCCGCCTGCAGGGTCATCGCCCGTCTCACCAAGGAGGTCACTGCTGCCAGAGAGG CTCTGGCCACTCTGAAGCCACAGGCGGGATTGGTGGTGGCTCAGGCAGTCGCATCCCAGCCCCATGTCACG GCTGGAGGTGCAGGAGAGCCCATGGAGGTCAGTGAGCAGGTGGGAATGATACCAGAGATCATACAGAAG CTGCAAGACAAGGCCACTGTCCTGACCACGGAGAGAAAGAAG AGAGGAAAGACGGTTCCAGAAGAGCTGGTCCGAACGGAGGACCTCAGCAAGTACAGACAAGTGGCTACCCATGct ggtcTCCACAGTGCCAGTGTGCCTGGGATCCTGTCTCTGGACCTGTGTCCCTCCGACACCAACAAAGTGCTcactg gcGGGGCTGATAAGAACGTGGTGGTGTTTGATAAGAAGGAGGAGCAGATCATCGCAACCCTGAAAGGACATACCAAGAAGGTCACCTCTGTCATCTACCACCCCTctcag tcgGTAGTGTTCTCGGCCTCTCCAGACAGCACTATCCGCGTGTGGTCCGTTACCGGGGGCAACTGTGTCCAGGTGGTGCGGGCTCACGAGGCGAGCGTCACCGGGCTCTCCCTCCACGCCACCGGAGACTACCTGCTCAGCTCCTCCGAGgatcag tactgggccttctctgacatccAAACAGGTCGTGTTCTCACCAAGGTCACTGATGAGGCTGCAGGATGTG CTCTGACCTGTGCCCAGTTCCACCCTGACGGTCTGATCTTCGGGACGGGGACGGCCGACTCTCAGATCAAGATCTGGGACCTGAAGGAGCGCACCAACGTGGCCAACTTCCCCGGCCACGTCGGCCCCGTCACCTCCATCGCCTTCTCTGAGAACGGATACTACCTGGCTACAG GTGCACAGGACAGCTCAGTGAAGCTCTGGGATCTGAGGAAGCTAAAAAATTTCAAAACCATCACCCTGGACAACAACTACGAG gTGAAGTCCCTGGTGTTTGACCAGAGTGGGACTTACCTGGCTGTGGGTGGCACTGACATCAGGGTCTACATCTGTAAGCAGTGGTCCGAGGTCCTCAACTTCACAG AACACACTGGGGTGGTGACAGGTGTGGCCTTTGGGGAGCACGCCCAGTTCCTCACCTCCACTGGAATGGACAGGAGCCTCAAGTTCTACAGCCTGTAA
- the LOC115191861 gene encoding transmembrane protein 109, whose translation MKVCFVLCVLSTVVVTCSGEYSRFEKSFNYSPGMMQVLRETLTDLSQEAHGYLVHLVGARSVETAQKCFFRVVKYLAAVAASGANVVMKYLTQFLRAAGVDVEMPVNSITPDAVVYIGQWLLLALIGYWLLSLAFQLVASTLRRVLWLLKLGVVLGLFGLILSDRSAGTETTVLRLAGLVSVCVLLGIGHSGTGGDKTDLEDQVRVLERQVREMERRSEG comes from the exons ATGAAAGTATGTTTCGTCTTGTGTGTGCTGAGCACCGTGGTAGTTACTTGTTCGGGAGAATATAGTCGCTTCGAGAAGTCATTTAACTATTCCCCGGGAATGATGCAAGTCCTCCGGGAGACGCTCACGGATTTGTCCCAGGAGGCGCACGGTTACCTTGTCCACCTGGTCGGTGCGCGGTCTGTTGAAACTGCACAGAAG TGTTTCTTTCGGGTGGTCAAGTATCTGGCTGCGGTAGCGGCCAGTGGCGCAAATGTGGTTATGAAGTACCTCACCCAGTTCCTGAGGGCagcaggagttgatg TTGAAATGCCTGTTAACAGTATCACCCCAGATGCTGTGGTCTATATCGGTCAGTGGCTTCTGCTGGCTCTCATTGGCTACTGGCTGTTGTCCCTGGCCTTCCAATTGGTGGCATCCACTCTGAGGCGGGTCCTGTGGCTACTGAAGCTGGGTGTGGTTTTAGGACTGTTTGGCCTGATCCTAAGCGACCGCAGCGCTGGAACAGAGACTACGGTGCTGCGATTGGCCGGACTGGTGAGCGTCTGCGTCCTATTGGGTATCGGGCATTCTGGCACCGGGGGCGACAAAACCGACCTTGAGGATCAAGTGAGGGTGCTAGAGAGACAagtgagagaaatggagaggaggagtgagggatGA